A region from the Sandaracinus amylolyticus genome encodes:
- a CDS encoding monovalent cation:proton antiporter-2 (CPA2) family protein: MLALTAVFLAAAVVAVPVFKRLGLGSVLGYLVGGAIIGPSGLGLVEDVQSTLHFAEFGVVLLLFIIGLELQPARLWRMRGAVFGLGGAQVLATAAIVGGIAIALGLDWRAALVAGFALAMSSTAFATQMLGEKHELSTPHGRAAFGVLLFQDVAAIPLLAIVPMLGAAPTDSGSPWMRFGLAAGVIVALVIGGRMLLRPMFRLIAQARSHELSVASALLVVVATAILMEHVGLSMALGAFIAGVLLADSEYRHELEANIEPFKGLLLGLFFMAVGMSANLGVLLAHPLLIVGLALALVAAKFAVLVILARLTGHSTESSASLGVAISQGGEFAFVIFGVATQSSVLRGDVVEILVVVVTISMAVTPLLFLARDRVQQRLERASEQRAFDEIDGDESQVIIAGFGRFGQIVGRVLRLRRIPFTALDVSPEHVDFLRRFGNKIHYGDASRLDLLRAAKAESAKVLVLAIDDVEASMRTLHLVKEHFPHLKVVARARNRQHAYALLGVGVDTVIRETFAGSVEAAQRTLEELGLAHSDAKRAVRRFAEYDERMVREMFVHREDEKKLIESAKLYGKELERIFDDDARSSPVREAS, encoded by the coding sequence ATGCTCGCGCTCACGGCGGTGTTCCTCGCGGCGGCGGTCGTCGCCGTGCCCGTGTTCAAACGGCTCGGGCTCGGATCCGTGCTCGGATATCTCGTGGGCGGCGCGATCATCGGGCCGTCCGGGCTCGGGCTCGTCGAGGACGTGCAGTCGACGCTGCACTTCGCCGAGTTCGGCGTGGTGCTGCTGCTCTTCATCATCGGGCTCGAGCTCCAGCCCGCGCGCCTCTGGCGCATGCGCGGCGCGGTGTTCGGGCTCGGCGGCGCGCAGGTCCTCGCGACCGCCGCGATCGTGGGCGGCATCGCGATCGCGCTCGGTCTCGACTGGCGCGCCGCGCTCGTCGCGGGCTTCGCGCTCGCGATGTCGTCGACCGCGTTCGCGACGCAGATGCTCGGCGAGAAGCACGAGCTGTCGACGCCGCACGGGCGCGCGGCGTTCGGCGTCCTGCTCTTCCAGGACGTCGCGGCGATCCCGCTGCTCGCGATCGTGCCGATGCTCGGCGCGGCGCCCACCGACAGCGGCTCGCCGTGGATGCGGTTCGGCCTCGCCGCGGGCGTGATCGTCGCGCTCGTGATCGGCGGGCGCATGCTGCTGCGCCCGATGTTCCGGCTGATCGCGCAAGCGCGCAGCCACGAGCTCTCGGTCGCGTCGGCGCTGCTCGTCGTGGTCGCGACCGCGATCCTGATGGAGCACGTGGGCCTCTCGATGGCGCTCGGCGCGTTCATCGCGGGCGTGCTCCTCGCCGACTCCGAGTACCGCCACGAGCTCGAGGCGAACATCGAGCCCTTCAAGGGCCTCTTGCTCGGCCTCTTCTTCATGGCGGTCGGCATGTCAGCGAACCTCGGCGTGCTCCTCGCGCACCCGCTGCTGATCGTCGGGCTCGCGCTCGCGCTGGTCGCCGCGAAGTTCGCGGTGCTCGTGATCCTCGCGCGCCTGACCGGTCACTCGACGGAGTCGAGCGCGAGCCTCGGCGTCGCGATCTCGCAGGGCGGCGAGTTCGCGTTCGTGATCTTCGGCGTCGCGACCCAGTCGAGCGTGCTGCGCGGCGACGTCGTCGAGATCCTCGTCGTCGTCGTGACCATCTCGATGGCGGTCACGCCGCTGCTCTTCCTCGCGCGCGACCGCGTGCAGCAGCGCCTCGAGCGCGCGAGCGAGCAGCGCGCGTTCGACGAGATCGACGGCGACGAGAGCCAGGTGATCATCGCGGGGTTCGGTCGGTTCGGGCAGATCGTGGGACGCGTGCTGCGCCTGCGGCGCATCCCGTTCACCGCGCTCGACGTGAGCCCCGAGCACGTCGACTTCCTCCGCCGCTTCGGCAACAAGATCCACTACGGCGACGCGTCACGCCTCGATCTCCTGCGCGCGGCGAAGGCGGAGAGCGCGAAGGTGCTCGTGCTCGCGATCGACGACGTCGAGGCCTCGATGCGCACGCTCCACCTCGTGAAGGAGCACTTCCCGCACCTCAAGGTCGTCGCGCGCGCGCGCAACCGGCAGCACGCGTACGCGCTGCTCGGCGTAGGTGTCGACACCGTGATCCGCGAGACCTTCGCGGGCAGCGTCGAGGCCGCGCAGCGCACGCTCGAGGAGCTCGGCCTCGCGCACTCCGACGCGAAGCGCGCGGTGCGCCGCTTCGCCGAGTACGACGAGCGCATGGTGCGCGAGATGTTCGTGCACCGCGAGGACGAGAAGAAGCTGATCGAGAGCGCGAAGCTCTACGGCAAGGAGCTCGAGCGCATCTTCGACGACGACGCGCGCTCGAGCCCCGTGCGCGAGGCGAGCTGA
- the phoU gene encoding phosphate signaling complex protein PhoU produces MGTHTSRAYEQELRDLKARLLAMGARCESLIHMASRAFENLDSALAHEVEESDRTLNIEEMAIDQMTVRILALRQPVGRDLRFLVTALKVVTDLERIGDEAVNVAERTVELAAHPPIANLQPKLAEMADAASRMVRMALDSFVEEDANMARRVLREDDAVDALYGELLRMSMQFIRSQPERVEDGMRIASCAKYLERIADHATNIAEMVIYMVSGDDVRHFVSRSSSS; encoded by the coding sequence ATGGGCACTCACACCAGCCGCGCGTACGAGCAGGAGCTACGCGATCTCAAGGCGCGACTGCTCGCGATGGGAGCGCGCTGCGAGAGCCTGATCCACATGGCGAGCCGCGCGTTCGAGAACCTCGACAGCGCGCTCGCCCACGAGGTCGAGGAGAGCGATCGCACCCTCAACATCGAGGAGATGGCGATCGACCAGATGACGGTGCGCATCCTCGCGCTCCGTCAGCCCGTCGGGCGCGACCTGCGCTTCCTCGTCACCGCGCTGAAGGTCGTGACCGACCTCGAGCGCATCGGCGACGAAGCGGTGAACGTCGCCGAGCGCACGGTCGAGCTCGCCGCGCACCCGCCGATCGCGAACCTGCAGCCGAAGCTCGCGGAGATGGCGGACGCGGCGTCGCGGATGGTGCGCATGGCGCTCGACTCGTTCGTCGAGGAGGACGCGAACATGGCGCGTCGCGTCCTGCGCGAGGACGACGCGGTCGACGCGCTCTACGGCGAGCTCCTGCGGATGAGCATGCAGTTCATCCGGAGCCAGCCGGAGCGCGTCGAGGACGGGATGCGCATCGCGAGCTGCGCGAAGTACCTCGAGCGCATCGCGGACCACGCGACGAACATCGCGGAGATGGTGATCTACATGGTCTCCGGCGACGACGTGCGGCACTTCGTGTCGCGATCGTCGTCGTCCTGA